One Melanotaenia boesemani isolate fMelBoe1 chromosome 8, fMelBoe1.pri, whole genome shotgun sequence DNA segment encodes these proteins:
- the pgap6 gene encoding post-GPI attachment to proteins factor 6 isoform X3 produces MEVRLLRGLLFVALTVWTLGDDGQVTFVSELSSKPAQKLSKYSWYGNVRLQRFHIPEETAIARWLFSVTKGHSFHCGQHNVTIHIRWGAPPVINPMGLVFPNATVWSPCLSLILPVTSQNSATFNLTDPAPGDWYVAAHLPEDDGRIEQKGFPSCSYFFQPQLSIRRAVDTPVLQQGSFLQQTAAPDRPARLKFYVPEFASSLAVSVSDCSSGRAAESGNCSLLLRIGSVSLQQGPVTVNCSGVGCSATLSNPPWDTWLQVVVESSQINHTVTFSISSNHTVGCKPKSVGLKPDDDMNKRRVNISQSGSTSAGNSSASTDVTRFGNQSAALLGSVCVQSIPVLCEELDVLSLRFTPVNGPNVSVSDTHPTLLTYPLHTQATGGTLNLQLTLNTTNTTLGNSSSVVACFSPWAPILELNHSQPCRTALFGGHGLSVNASFPKAVVRLPFPQSTTWYLTMQLVCNSSSNCGNTSVAYVVPEVFISACVENCGPYGECRLLRSYSYLYAACDCKAGWNGWGCTDDSTAQSYSRQLTSTLLLTLSNLSFLPAIVVAIKRFYITEASVYLFTMFFSTFYHACDQPGVVVLCMMEYDTLQFCDFLGSVCSIWVTILCMARIIDAAKYTLFMLGTLLIAMSMQLDRKGLWNLLGPILCAIMFMIITWVYRGVRRRHCYPPSWRRWVCYLLPGALCALVGVCLYSFAETEDNYYYTHSLWHILVASCVVFLLPPKERGALGWSWGWSWRPRALVKFEEFKLLDQF; encoded by the exons ATGGAAGTTAGGTTACTGCGCGGTCTCCTTTTTGTCGCCCTGACGGTTTGGACGTTAGGAGACG ATGGCCAGGTGACTTTTGTATCAGAGCTTTCTTCCAAACCTGCTCAGAAGCTGTCAAAGTACAGCTGGTATGGCAATGTCAGGCTGCAGAGGTTCCACATACCGGAGGAGACCGCCATCGCCCGCTGGCTGTTCTCAGTGACAAAGGGCCACAGCTTCCACTGTGGACAGCATAATGTCACCAT CCATATTCGATGGGGCGCCCCTCCTGTCATAAACCCAATGGGGTTGGTGTTTCCCAATGCAACAGTCTGGAGCCCCTGTTTGTCTCTGATTCTGCCGGTAACCTCACAGAACTCTGCAACGTTTAACCTCACGGACCCGGCTCCAGGTGATTGGTACGTTGCTGCTCACTTGCCTGAGGATGACGGCCGTATAGAGCAGAAG ggCTTTCCATCCTGCTCCTACTTCTTCCAGCCTCAGCTTTCTATCAGGAGAGCAGTGGACACTCCTGTTTTACAGCAGGGATCATTCCTGCAACAGACTGCAGCCCCTGACAGACCTGCACGCCTTAA GTTTTATGTTCCAGAGTTTGCCTCCTCTCTCGCCGTCTCTGTGTCTGACTGCTCGTCAGGGAGAGCAGCAGAGAGTGGAAATTGTTCCCTGCTCCTCAGGATTGGCTCTGTATCTCTGCAGCAGGGCCCGGTAACAGTAAACTGCTCAGGGGTTGGCTGCTCTGCCACTCTCTCTAACCCACCTTGGGACACCTGGTTACAAGTTGTCGTGGAGAGCAGCCAAATCAACCACACTGTGACCTTTAGCATCTCCTCAAACCACACAG TGGGATGTAAGCCAAAAAGTGTGGGCCTTAAACCAGATGATGACATGAACAAGCGCCGCGTCAACATCAGCCAGAGCGGCTCAACGTCAGCAGGCAACAGCTCTGCGTCTACAGATGTGACCAGGTTTGGCAACCagtctgctgctctgctggggtcagtgtgtgtgcagagCATCCCTGTGCTGTGCGAGGAGCTGGACGTCCTCTCGCTCCGATTCACACCCGTCAATGGACCCAACGTCAGCGTCTCGGACACACACCCCACACTGCTCACCTACCCCCTGCACACACAAGCAACGGGTGGTACACTCAACCTGCAGCTCACACTCAACACT ACTAATACAACACTGGGGAACAGCAGCAGCGTGGTGGCCTGTTTTTCTCCCTGGGCTCCAATCCTTGAACTCAACCACTCTCAGCCCTGTCGCACAG CTTTGTTCGGAGGGCATGGTCTTAGCGTGAATGCCAGTTTTCCTAAAGCTGTGGTCAGGCTGCCCTTCCCTCAGTCCACAACGTGGTACCTCACCATGCAGCTCGTGTGCaacag CAGCAGTAACTGTGGCAATACATCAGTAGCGTACGTGGTCCCGGAGGTGTTTATCAGTGCCTGTGTAGAGAACTGTGGGCCGTATGGCGAATGTAGACTGCTGAGGTCCTACAGCTACCTGTACGCTGCCTGTGACTGCAAGGCTG gctgGAATGGCTGGGGCTGCACTGACGACTCGACGGCCCAGTCATACAGTCGCCAGCTGACGTCGACTCTGCTGCTGACGCTCAGCAACCTGTCTTTCTTGCCCGCCATCGTGGTGGCCATCAAACGCTTCTACATCACCGAGGCCTCCGTCTACCTCTTCACCATGTTCTTCTCCACG TTCTACCATGCATGTGACCAGCCAGGTGTGGTCGTACTGTGTATGATGGAATACGATACCCTACAATTCTGTGACTTCCTGGGGTCGGTCTGTTCCATCTGGGTCACCATCCTGTGCATGGCTCGAATCATAGACGCAGCCAAATAT ACTCTATTCATGCTTGGGACTCTGCTGATTGCCATGTCAATGCAACTGGACCGCAAAGGCCTGTGGAACCTGCTGGGCCCCATCCTCTGTGCCATAATGTTCATGATCATCACCTGG GTGTACCGAGGGGTCCGTCGCCGACATTGTTACCCGCCCTCTTGGCGGCGCTGGGTTTGTTACCTCCTCCCTGGAGCCCTCTGCGCTCTCGTCGGAGTATGTCTGTACAGTTTTGCCGAGACGGAGGACAACTACTACTACACACACTCGCTGTGGCACATCCTGGTGGCCAGCTGCGTGGTGTTCCTGCTGCCACCGAAGGAGAGGGGGGCGCTGGGCTGGAGCTggggctggagctggagaccCAGG GCCTTGGTAAAATTTGAAGAATTCAAACTTCTTGatcagttttaa
- the pgap6 gene encoding post-GPI attachment to proteins factor 6 isoform X1 translates to MEVRLLRGLLFVALTVWTLGDDGQVTFVSELSSKPAQKLSKYSWYGNVRLQRFHIPEETAIARWLFSVTKGHSFHCGQHNVTIHIRWGAPPVINPMGLVFPNATVWSPCLSLILPVTSQNSATFNLTDPAPGDWYVAAHLPEDDGRIEQKGFPSCSYFFQPQLSIRRAVDTPVLQQGSFLQQTAAPDRPARLKFYVPEFASSLAVSVSDCSSGRAAESGNCSLLLRIGSVSLQQGPVTVNCSGVGCSATLSNPPWDTWLQVVVESSQINHTVTFSISSNHTVGCKPKSVGLKPDDDMNKRRVNISQSGSTSAGNSSASTDVTRFGNQSAALLGSVCVQSIPVLCEELDVLSLRFTPVNGPNVSVSDTHPTLLTYPLHTQATGGTLNLQLTLNTTNTTLGNSSSVVACFSPWAPILELNHSQPCRTALFGGHGLSVNASFPKAVVRLPFPQSTTWYLTMQLVCNSSSNCGNTSVAYVVPEVFISACVENCGPYGECRLLRSYSYLYAACDCKAGWNGWGCTDDSTAQSYSRQLTSTLLLTLSNLSFLPAIVVAIKRFYITEASVYLFTMFFSTFYHACDQPGVVVLCMMEYDTLQFCDFLGSVCSIWVTILCMARIIDAAKYTLFMLGTLLIAMSMQLDRKGLWNLLGPILCAIMFMIITWVYRGVRRRHCYPPSWRRWVCYLLPGALCALVGVCLYSFAETEDNYYYTHSLWHILVASCVVFLLPPKERGALGWSWGWSWRPRVCGYTLCQSSKEELYTVT, encoded by the exons ATGGAAGTTAGGTTACTGCGCGGTCTCCTTTTTGTCGCCCTGACGGTTTGGACGTTAGGAGACG ATGGCCAGGTGACTTTTGTATCAGAGCTTTCTTCCAAACCTGCTCAGAAGCTGTCAAAGTACAGCTGGTATGGCAATGTCAGGCTGCAGAGGTTCCACATACCGGAGGAGACCGCCATCGCCCGCTGGCTGTTCTCAGTGACAAAGGGCCACAGCTTCCACTGTGGACAGCATAATGTCACCAT CCATATTCGATGGGGCGCCCCTCCTGTCATAAACCCAATGGGGTTGGTGTTTCCCAATGCAACAGTCTGGAGCCCCTGTTTGTCTCTGATTCTGCCGGTAACCTCACAGAACTCTGCAACGTTTAACCTCACGGACCCGGCTCCAGGTGATTGGTACGTTGCTGCTCACTTGCCTGAGGATGACGGCCGTATAGAGCAGAAG ggCTTTCCATCCTGCTCCTACTTCTTCCAGCCTCAGCTTTCTATCAGGAGAGCAGTGGACACTCCTGTTTTACAGCAGGGATCATTCCTGCAACAGACTGCAGCCCCTGACAGACCTGCACGCCTTAA GTTTTATGTTCCAGAGTTTGCCTCCTCTCTCGCCGTCTCTGTGTCTGACTGCTCGTCAGGGAGAGCAGCAGAGAGTGGAAATTGTTCCCTGCTCCTCAGGATTGGCTCTGTATCTCTGCAGCAGGGCCCGGTAACAGTAAACTGCTCAGGGGTTGGCTGCTCTGCCACTCTCTCTAACCCACCTTGGGACACCTGGTTACAAGTTGTCGTGGAGAGCAGCCAAATCAACCACACTGTGACCTTTAGCATCTCCTCAAACCACACAG TGGGATGTAAGCCAAAAAGTGTGGGCCTTAAACCAGATGATGACATGAACAAGCGCCGCGTCAACATCAGCCAGAGCGGCTCAACGTCAGCAGGCAACAGCTCTGCGTCTACAGATGTGACCAGGTTTGGCAACCagtctgctgctctgctggggtcagtgtgtgtgcagagCATCCCTGTGCTGTGCGAGGAGCTGGACGTCCTCTCGCTCCGATTCACACCCGTCAATGGACCCAACGTCAGCGTCTCGGACACACACCCCACACTGCTCACCTACCCCCTGCACACACAAGCAACGGGTGGTACACTCAACCTGCAGCTCACACTCAACACT ACTAATACAACACTGGGGAACAGCAGCAGCGTGGTGGCCTGTTTTTCTCCCTGGGCTCCAATCCTTGAACTCAACCACTCTCAGCCCTGTCGCACAG CTTTGTTCGGAGGGCATGGTCTTAGCGTGAATGCCAGTTTTCCTAAAGCTGTGGTCAGGCTGCCCTTCCCTCAGTCCACAACGTGGTACCTCACCATGCAGCTCGTGTGCaacag CAGCAGTAACTGTGGCAATACATCAGTAGCGTACGTGGTCCCGGAGGTGTTTATCAGTGCCTGTGTAGAGAACTGTGGGCCGTATGGCGAATGTAGACTGCTGAGGTCCTACAGCTACCTGTACGCTGCCTGTGACTGCAAGGCTG gctgGAATGGCTGGGGCTGCACTGACGACTCGACGGCCCAGTCATACAGTCGCCAGCTGACGTCGACTCTGCTGCTGACGCTCAGCAACCTGTCTTTCTTGCCCGCCATCGTGGTGGCCATCAAACGCTTCTACATCACCGAGGCCTCCGTCTACCTCTTCACCATGTTCTTCTCCACG TTCTACCATGCATGTGACCAGCCAGGTGTGGTCGTACTGTGTATGATGGAATACGATACCCTACAATTCTGTGACTTCCTGGGGTCGGTCTGTTCCATCTGGGTCACCATCCTGTGCATGGCTCGAATCATAGACGCAGCCAAATAT ACTCTATTCATGCTTGGGACTCTGCTGATTGCCATGTCAATGCAACTGGACCGCAAAGGCCTGTGGAACCTGCTGGGCCCCATCCTCTGTGCCATAATGTTCATGATCATCACCTGG GTGTACCGAGGGGTCCGTCGCCGACATTGTTACCCGCCCTCTTGGCGGCGCTGGGTTTGTTACCTCCTCCCTGGAGCCCTCTGCGCTCTCGTCGGAGTATGTCTGTACAGTTTTGCCGAGACGGAGGACAACTACTACTACACACACTCGCTGTGGCACATCCTGGTGGCCAGCTGCGTGGTGTTCCTGCTGCCACCGAAGGAGAGGGGGGCGCTGGGCTGGAGCTggggctggagctggagaccCAGGGTTTGTGGATATACACTCTGTCAGAGCAGCAAAGAGGAACTCTACACTGTCACATAG
- the pgap6 gene encoding post-GPI attachment to proteins factor 6 isoform X2, whose product MEVRLLRGLLFVALTVWTLGDDGQVTFVSELSSKPAQKLSKYSWYGNVRLQRFHIPEETAIARWLFSVTKGHSFHCGQHNVTIHIRWGAPPVINPMGLVFPNATVWSPCLSLILPVTSQNSATFNLTDPAPGDWYVAAHLPEDDGRIEQKGFPSCSYFFQPQLSIRRAVDTPVLQQGSFLQQTAAPDRPARLKFYVPEFASSLAVSVSDCSSGRAAESGNCSLLLRIGSVSLQQGPVTVNCSGVGCSATLSNPPWDTWLQVVVESSQINHTVTFSISSNHTVGCKPKSVGLKPDDDMNKRRVNISQSGSTSAGNSSASTDVTRFGNQSAALLGSVCVQSIPVLCEELDVLSLRFTPVNGPNVSVSDTHPTLLTYPLHTQATGGTLNLQLTLNTTNTTLGNSSSVVACFSPWAPILELNHSQPCRTALFGGHGLSVNASFPKAVVRLPFPQSTTWYLTMQLVCNSSNCGNTSVAYVVPEVFISACVENCGPYGECRLLRSYSYLYAACDCKAGWNGWGCTDDSTAQSYSRQLTSTLLLTLSNLSFLPAIVVAIKRFYITEASVYLFTMFFSTFYHACDQPGVVVLCMMEYDTLQFCDFLGSVCSIWVTILCMARIIDAAKYTLFMLGTLLIAMSMQLDRKGLWNLLGPILCAIMFMIITWVYRGVRRRHCYPPSWRRWVCYLLPGALCALVGVCLYSFAETEDNYYYTHSLWHILVASCVVFLLPPKERGALGWSWGWSWRPRVCGYTLCQSSKEELYTVT is encoded by the exons ATGGAAGTTAGGTTACTGCGCGGTCTCCTTTTTGTCGCCCTGACGGTTTGGACGTTAGGAGACG ATGGCCAGGTGACTTTTGTATCAGAGCTTTCTTCCAAACCTGCTCAGAAGCTGTCAAAGTACAGCTGGTATGGCAATGTCAGGCTGCAGAGGTTCCACATACCGGAGGAGACCGCCATCGCCCGCTGGCTGTTCTCAGTGACAAAGGGCCACAGCTTCCACTGTGGACAGCATAATGTCACCAT CCATATTCGATGGGGCGCCCCTCCTGTCATAAACCCAATGGGGTTGGTGTTTCCCAATGCAACAGTCTGGAGCCCCTGTTTGTCTCTGATTCTGCCGGTAACCTCACAGAACTCTGCAACGTTTAACCTCACGGACCCGGCTCCAGGTGATTGGTACGTTGCTGCTCACTTGCCTGAGGATGACGGCCGTATAGAGCAGAAG ggCTTTCCATCCTGCTCCTACTTCTTCCAGCCTCAGCTTTCTATCAGGAGAGCAGTGGACACTCCTGTTTTACAGCAGGGATCATTCCTGCAACAGACTGCAGCCCCTGACAGACCTGCACGCCTTAA GTTTTATGTTCCAGAGTTTGCCTCCTCTCTCGCCGTCTCTGTGTCTGACTGCTCGTCAGGGAGAGCAGCAGAGAGTGGAAATTGTTCCCTGCTCCTCAGGATTGGCTCTGTATCTCTGCAGCAGGGCCCGGTAACAGTAAACTGCTCAGGGGTTGGCTGCTCTGCCACTCTCTCTAACCCACCTTGGGACACCTGGTTACAAGTTGTCGTGGAGAGCAGCCAAATCAACCACACTGTGACCTTTAGCATCTCCTCAAACCACACAG TGGGATGTAAGCCAAAAAGTGTGGGCCTTAAACCAGATGATGACATGAACAAGCGCCGCGTCAACATCAGCCAGAGCGGCTCAACGTCAGCAGGCAACAGCTCTGCGTCTACAGATGTGACCAGGTTTGGCAACCagtctgctgctctgctggggtcagtgtgtgtgcagagCATCCCTGTGCTGTGCGAGGAGCTGGACGTCCTCTCGCTCCGATTCACACCCGTCAATGGACCCAACGTCAGCGTCTCGGACACACACCCCACACTGCTCACCTACCCCCTGCACACACAAGCAACGGGTGGTACACTCAACCTGCAGCTCACACTCAACACT ACTAATACAACACTGGGGAACAGCAGCAGCGTGGTGGCCTGTTTTTCTCCCTGGGCTCCAATCCTTGAACTCAACCACTCTCAGCCCTGTCGCACAG CTTTGTTCGGAGGGCATGGTCTTAGCGTGAATGCCAGTTTTCCTAAAGCTGTGGTCAGGCTGCCCTTCCCTCAGTCCACAACGTGGTACCTCACCATGCAGCTCGTGTGCaacag CAGTAACTGTGGCAATACATCAGTAGCGTACGTGGTCCCGGAGGTGTTTATCAGTGCCTGTGTAGAGAACTGTGGGCCGTATGGCGAATGTAGACTGCTGAGGTCCTACAGCTACCTGTACGCTGCCTGTGACTGCAAGGCTG gctgGAATGGCTGGGGCTGCACTGACGACTCGACGGCCCAGTCATACAGTCGCCAGCTGACGTCGACTCTGCTGCTGACGCTCAGCAACCTGTCTTTCTTGCCCGCCATCGTGGTGGCCATCAAACGCTTCTACATCACCGAGGCCTCCGTCTACCTCTTCACCATGTTCTTCTCCACG TTCTACCATGCATGTGACCAGCCAGGTGTGGTCGTACTGTGTATGATGGAATACGATACCCTACAATTCTGTGACTTCCTGGGGTCGGTCTGTTCCATCTGGGTCACCATCCTGTGCATGGCTCGAATCATAGACGCAGCCAAATAT ACTCTATTCATGCTTGGGACTCTGCTGATTGCCATGTCAATGCAACTGGACCGCAAAGGCCTGTGGAACCTGCTGGGCCCCATCCTCTGTGCCATAATGTTCATGATCATCACCTGG GTGTACCGAGGGGTCCGTCGCCGACATTGTTACCCGCCCTCTTGGCGGCGCTGGGTTTGTTACCTCCTCCCTGGAGCCCTCTGCGCTCTCGTCGGAGTATGTCTGTACAGTTTTGCCGAGACGGAGGACAACTACTACTACACACACTCGCTGTGGCACATCCTGGTGGCCAGCTGCGTGGTGTTCCTGCTGCCACCGAAGGAGAGGGGGGCGCTGGGCTGGAGCTggggctggagctggagaccCAGGGTTTGTGGATATACACTCTGTCAGAGCAGCAAAGAGGAACTCTACACTGTCACATAG